Genomic DNA from Etheostoma cragini isolate CJK2018 chromosome 7, CSU_Ecrag_1.0, whole genome shotgun sequence:
CCCTGCATTGCACTGACGCGGACACAAGTGCAGGAAATCTGGCTCAAAATGGAATTTGTAATGCTGTGGTAGGGTTGTTGACGGAAACTGCTGGCTTTGGAAGCTGCAACAATTTCCAGGTGCTATATTTTGTCTAAAAACATCAAGGGTGCCCCAAAGTTAGATATTTTGATATACAATCACATTCTTGTTGACTCCAACCAGCCATCATGTATTATGACATGTATAGCAGATCTGGAGGAGATGGAAATATTTATTGACACTATTTTGAAGACTTAATGAACACCCACATGTACATCtcctctgcaaaataaaaacatgatcaaAGGAAAGATGCCAGGCTACGcttttgtgagagagagatgatgttGATGAAGTTTGAAAGAAACTAATGCCATCATAGATAGCCAGCTGTTTTGGATATGAAATATATTAGCACTGCCATGTTTTACTAGGTTTTCTGTTCTTCATCTTTGCTATTGTTAGTGATAATACCAAAGTTCGTGTGACAGAACTTTGCAGAAAAGTCAGTCCTTCTAACAATATGTCATGTTTTGTCACAGCTGTatttgcatgacaaaaaaagtagACAACTTGCATGGTTTGAAAGTTTTGAGACTGGGTTTTGGCTCAGCTAAGAGCAATTCTATTACACACAGCTGAGAGGCCTCGCCTGTGTTCTTTACTACTGTGGACACTTAGGTAGCTAGCCAAACCATACATCCCAATTCAATTTAGAGCACTAAACACGAGTCTGTTCTGATTATTTATGTCAGAGACTAAGGTATGTTTGATAGTTTGATTAGTGTTGGGTggctgagaaagaaaaaaggcacaGCAGCTATAGAAGACGGTAATCTAcccatttatttagttttgcaCAGGAATCTGACTCAGGTGTAAGATCCTTTTACAGAATTGACATCAATGGGTTTAAAGCAATACAactaaacgttttttttttgagcTGCAAGTTAAGTTACAATTATGCTGTAGCATTTAGAAATGTGGAAGAATCCAATGCCCTGTCCCAACAACCCACTGGATTCAATGAGACATGTACCCCCTTATTTTTTCCAGGGAAAGTAATGCATCCTGAAATAAGATACATGACACCTGGCATTAAGAAACAAATCCAACTTAACCATACAATGAATTTGTGAAGGGGTGAACATGCAGGGCAGGGGGTTTTCTCAATGTGCCATAGAGGGTCTTTCTTAACATCTAGAGGTCAAAAGTTAGGTATGATCCAGCTCTCTCCTCATTTTCTTTCATAACATTCATAACAACTATCATGGTAAATCATGGGTGCAGTCACAGGGCCACTTGTCCTTTGGCCATGTTTTGTTACCTTAAGCATTATCTcatataaaaaagttaaatgttttcaacatcAATCCAACAATGTTGATGTTTTCcctttatattattttgttggGGGATCACATTTGGTtataattacttaaaaaaataaaataaaatagttaaagGGACAACTATGTAAACAACTTactatttgtgtttattttacattaaccaTATACTTTTGGTTATGTCTATATGTTATATGTCATGTGTCTGTATGTCCTATCAGAGGGAATAACGCATTCACATAAGAAAAACATCTAGTTAGACAAATCCAAGAAGGGATGGGGTTGGGAGTAAACTTTGTCCATGCAgttgcaaaattaaaaaaagttaggaaaatgttactttaagCCTATTTAGCAATTCATTCACATatccaaagcaaacaaacagctAGGGTAGCATATTGGAAGATAAGTCGCTGTGTTAATTGCAGTGATTAAGCAAGTAATAGCTCATactgaaagaaaaatcaaaCTGCAATGTTTTACTCAGTTAGATGATGCTTTGGCGCCACTAAGTGGTGACTTTATGGAAAAGTTTAAGGCTGACGATAGGTGCATcgttttttcagtgttttaagaTGTAAGCCTAATACATTTACAAGGCAATATCTTTAGGCTACACTTGAGACTGTAAACTCAAACTTCTGGTAGGCCAGTGACTAATGGATTAAGACTAACTGCTCTATCTGAAACTATGATAACTCTGTTGGactaaattataataaattgtACTAGATAATATTACTTGTAAGTTATTTGaatgtgtaaaaacacattcaaatgaaaTCATAACTGTTttgacaattaaaaacaatacactaATCATGACTGCAAACTTGACTTCTGCTCTTGAAAtggtatttttagttttttttaacgagCTTCATTTTAAGGGGGTTTAATTTTGAGCTATATTGTGGAGGCTACAGGACGGAGCATCTACCATGgatgttgtcatggtaaccaCATAGTGTCCTTGCCAAGCAACatagtggttaaaaaaaaaagatggttaccatgacaacagctGCCAAACACTGCTCGGACTGGCTAGCTTTGCCAGCTAGACgcatgttttttaatattaagcTAGTTGACTAACTTAGTTTTCTAATACCATATAAAAATATCGTGCGCCTCCATGTCAAAGTATAAGGTAAAGAGAAAGCACTATGTGTGCATCGGGCGTTAGGCTTTTTTTACTCTTGATGCTATAGGTCAAGATGGCTTGTTTGATTGACTTGCGTTAGCAAAGTtgcaactagctagctagtgttaCTGCTGAAGTGGGTTATAGCTAGCTAGTAGTTAGCATACCAGAGGAGTTGCTAAATGATGTGTAGTCTGCAACTGTaaagtgtgtgtaaaataaaactttgtacTCAACACCATGGGGAATTAGGCTAAATATCGATTTGATTTCCCCTACTTTGCAGACATCTGGATACAAAGTTTCACATGACTGTAGCAAAAGTGAGGAGCGGTGAGTATTGCTCTTAAGTTGGTTAATGAAGTTGGTTATTCACATTGCATTTTGTTGTGCAGCCCTGGGTTGTAGATTGACAACAAATTAACCTAAAAAATACTGGAAACAGTGACTATGTTACAATGTCCCTTTAGGGAAGGAAGAAGTTGTGTGCGTTACAAATGTGGCCCACTCAACACCATACAGGATGTCCTGCGCCAAAGACCAGGTTGGGTTGAAGTCAAAGAGTGAGTAGTGTTGTCTGTTCATCATCATATCAGTTTATCTGTCATTGTTTTGGCTtcaaactgttattttttattttttatcacagTGAAGGAGAGTGGGACTTCAACTGGTGTGATGTGGGCTGGCTCAGGGAAAATTTTGATCATTCGTACATGGAAGAACATGTAAGGATAAACCACTTTCGCAACCATTATGAGGTGAGGCAGCATCAGTCCAGCATGTTTTGAGACTATAATCTGGAGATTTAATAATCATATATAAAATATCTTACATATCATCAACATGTTGTCATGtagtctttctctgtgtttttatgtttgataTTACAGCTGACTCGCAAAAACCTCATGGTGAAAAACCTCAAACGATATCGGAAAAATCAGGAAAGGGATATTGGTCGCTTGGAGGCATCCAGATGTGATTTTTTCCCCTGCACTTTTGCACTGCCCAGCGAATATCATCTCTTTGTAGAGGAATTCAAAAGAAGCCCTGGTAGCACCTGGATAATGAAGCCGGTTAGCTTAATTAGAAAATAGATGTAATTCAGTGCAATGCAATTATCTTTTATTCAGTATTTGCACTAAAttagaaactaaaataaaataagtaaatatattaAGTGATGATAATGAACTGGTATGTTTATTTAGGTAGCAAAATCTCAAGGAAAAGGCATTTTCCTGTTCAGGAAACTGAAAGACATCATGGATTGGAAGAAGGTAAGGTGTATGTATTTAATCGAGGAATTTGGTGTATATTAAATGACTAAAAGCAGACATTCTACATACACCCATAAATTCAAATTGGTATTATTGTGTTAACTCAGGACGGCATCCGCTCAGAGGAACAGAAGGATGCAGCTCAAGTGGAAAGCTATGTGGCACAACGTTATATAGAGAACCCCTACCTTATTAATGGTAAtaaactgaatgaaaaatacttttactgtactttactgtaaatctaatttaatttaaaaactaaaaatgtaatggaCTGGAGGATTAGTGAGCAAATAGAATTAGAGGTATATCCCATCTTACTTTTTTATGCTTTGTGTTGCCACAGGCAGAAAATTTGATCTGAGGGTCTATGTGCTGGTCACATCAGTATGTACTGAACCTTGTAAATCAAATTTTTGTATGTAAAGTTATATAATTTTTTCTGCATGAGTGAATtattgtttgtgcatgtttgtttcaGTATGTTCCTTTGAAGGCCTGGCTATATCGAGATGGCTTTGGACGCTTCTCAAGCACCCGCTTCTCCCTTAGCAGTATTGATGACAAgtgtatcttttttttcactatCATTAGAGTTTTGCACCATTTATGTAAATGTCTAACACTGGTGTGATCTGGTTCTGGAGTTCATCCCTTAAAAAGTTGAGCCTTTGTCTAATGAAATATGCAAgcaaaatctgttttaaataGCCCGGTTTGACCCAATTTCAGAGACTGTTCCTAATTTCATCGCATTCATCCACATCACTGTTAAAGTTCCCAAGTTCTACTTAGTGCCATTCTTCAGATATGCACCTCACCAATGTTGCTGTCCAGAAAACAGCGCCCGACTACGATCCTGAAAAGGTGTGTAATTCTGGAAAGTCAGAGAATAGGTAAAGGTCCaatttttgtaatatatttactgtgataattcaaaaaatgaccccaatgtgtcatcagatattaacgaaacatgctaagttgaaatactatctcttctgacaacaatgctaattccatatttttctccttttgaaatttccgttTCATGACagaatgtctgtttgtgttttggcttcTGTGTTGTTATCAACGGCCCAGTCTGGCGCCAAGTTGGCTAATTTCGTCCTGAACATGTAAGCATTACGTTCAGGCTACTTTATCACAGCTACTAGGGATgggcattttatgtcatttcaacatttgttacGCACATTAGCAACATTGTTTGAGGCTCCGGTTTCAGCCTGGCAACCAACGTGAACTTTGAGTCTGGAGAGGAGGGGTAGGGGGAGGCGACTCTTTAGGAggctttttaaaatttgtactgca
This window encodes:
- the ttll9 gene encoding probable tubulin polyglutamylase TTLL9 isoform X1; protein product: MSKYKTSGYKVSHDCSKSEEREGRSCVRYKCGPLNTIQDVLRQRPGWVEVKDEGEWDFNWCDVGWLRENFDHSYMEEHVRINHFRNHYELTRKNLMVKNLKRYRKNQERDIGRLEASRCDFFPCTFALPSEYHLFVEEFKRSPGSTWIMKPVAKSQGKGIFLFRKLKDIMDWKKDGIRSEEQKDAAQVESYVAQRYIENPYLINGRKFDLRVYVLVTSYVPLKAWLYRDGFGRFSSTRFSLSSIDDKYMHLTNVAVQKTAPDYDPEKGCKWQMQQLRRYLTAKHGRETVETLFTEMDNIFVRSLQSVQKVIINDKHCFELYGYDILLDQNLKPWLIEVNASPSHTPSSQEDYEMKCRLLEDTLNVVDMEGRLTGQEKRVGGYDLMWNDGPVYREDVNVETFGSSCFTANTHLGCVNDREKQLRRLLKPFPGQKKM
- the ttll9 gene encoding probable tubulin polyglutamylase TTLL9 isoform X3 — translated: MSKYKTSGYKVSHDCSKSEEREGRSCVRYKCGPLNTIQDVLRQRPGWVEVKDEGEWDFNWCDVGWLRENFDHSYMEEHVRINHFRNHYELTRKNLMVKNLKRYRKNQERDIGRLEASRCDFFPCTFALPSEYHLFVEEFKRSPGSTWIMKPVAKSQGKGIFLFRKLKDIMDWKKYVPLKAWLYRDGFGRFSSTRFSLSSIDDKYMHLTNVAVQKTAPDYDPEKGCKWQMQQLRRYLTAKHGRETVETLFTEMDNIFVRSLQSVQKVIINDKHCFELYGYDILLDQNLKPWLIEVNASPSHTPSSQEDYEMKCRLLEDTLNVVDMEGRLTGQEKRVGGYDLMWNDGPVYREDVNVETFGSSCFTANTHLGCVNDREKQLRRLLKPFPGQKKM
- the ttll9 gene encoding probable tubulin polyglutamylase TTLL9 isoform X2, translating into MWPTQHHTGCPAPKTSEGEWDFNWCDVGWLRENFDHSYMEEHVRINHFRNHYELTRKNLMVKNLKRYRKNQERDIGRLEASRCDFFPCTFALPSEYHLFVEEFKRSPGSTWIMKPVAKSQGKGIFLFRKLKDIMDWKKDGIRSEEQKDAAQVESYVAQRYIENPYLINGRKFDLRVYVLVTSYVPLKAWLYRDGFGRFSSTRFSLSSIDDKYMHLTNVAVQKTAPDYDPEKGCKWQMQQLRRYLTAKHGRETVETLFTEMDNIFVRSLQSVQKVIINDKHCFELYGYDILLDQNLKPWLIEVNASPSHTPSSQEDYEMKCRLLEDTLNVVDMEGRLTGQEKRVGGYDLMWNDGPVYREDVNVETFGSSCFTANTHLGCVNDREKQLRRLLKPFPGQKKM
- the ttll9 gene encoding probable tubulin polyglutamylase TTLL9 isoform X4; its protein translation is MEEHVRINHFRNHYELTRKNLMVKNLKRYRKNQERDIGRLEASRCDFFPCTFALPSEYHLFVEEFKRSPGSTWIMKPVAKSQGKGIFLFRKLKDIMDWKKDGIRSEEQKDAAQVESYVAQRYIENPYLINGRKFDLRVYVLVTSYVPLKAWLYRDGFGRFSSTRFSLSSIDDKYMHLTNVAVQKTAPDYDPEKGCKWQMQQLRRYLTAKHGRETVETLFTEMDNIFVRSLQSVQKVIINDKHCFELYGYDILLDQNLKPWLIEVNASPSHTPSSQEDYEMKCRLLEDTLNVVDMEGRLTGQEKRVGGYDLMWNDGPVYREDVNVETFGSSCFTANTHLGCVNDREKQLRRLLKPFPGQKKM